A single region of the Apodemus sylvaticus chromosome 7, mApoSyl1.1, whole genome shotgun sequence genome encodes:
- the Stra6 gene encoding receptor for retinol uptake STRA6: protein MESQASENGSQTSSGVTDDYSSWYIEEPLGAEEAQPEGVIPPCQPTAPPALLHACLASLSLLALVLLALLVRRRRLWPRCGHRRPGLPSPVDFLAGNLSWTVPAAIFVALFSNLCLLLPDENPLPFLNITTASRPDGETETSRGPWKLLGLLYYPALYYPLAACATAGHRAAHLLGTVLSWAHFGVQVWQRAECPQDPKIYKHYSLLASLPLILSLGFLSLWYPVQLVQSIRYQTGAGAGAGSQGPQTSYSEKYLRTLLCPKKLDSCSQPASKRSLLSRAWAFSQQCVYTPQPGFRLPLKLVISATLTGTATYQVALLLLVSVVPTMQKVRAGINTDVSYLLAGFGIVLSEDRQEVVELVKHHLWAVEACYISALVLSCSLTFLLLIRSLRTHRANLQALHRGAALDLGPPLQRIQPSRQAIVGWMSFSAYQTAFSCLGLLVQQVIFFLGTTALAFLVFVPLFHGRNLLLLRSLESTWPFWLTLVLAAILQNIAANWIFLKTHHGYPELTNRHMLCVAAFLLFPINMLVGAVMAVWRVLLSSLYNTVHLGQMDLSLLPQRAASLDPGYHTYRNFLRIEASQSHPGVIAFCALLLRAPSPQPRPPLGPQDSLRPPEEEEEGMQLLQTKDLMAKGAGPKGSQSRARWGLAYTLLHNPSLQAFRKAALTSAKANGTQP from the exons ATGGAGTCCCAGGCATCTGAGAATGGAAGCCAGACCTCCTCCGGGGTGACAGATGACTACAGCAGCTGGTACATCGAGGAACCTCTAGGAGCTGAGGAGGCGCAGCCAGAGGG GGTGATTCCCCCTTGCCAGCCCACTGCTCCCCCTGCCCTGCTCCACGCCTGCCTGGCTTCACTGTCG ctCCTGGCTCTGGTGTTGCTGGCCTTGCTGGTGAGACGTCGCAGGCTTTGGCCACGCTGTGGTCATCGCAGACCTGGACTGCCCAG CCCTGTGGATTTCTTGGCTGGGAACCTATCCTGGACAGTGCCCGCTGCTATCTTTGTGGCCCTCTTCAGCAATCTGTGCCTGTTGCTCCCTGATGAGAACCCACTGCCTTTCCTGAACATCACCACAGCATCCCGTCCAG ATGGGGAGACGGAGACATCAAGAG gGCCCTGGAAGCTACTGGGTCTGCTCTACTATCCGGCCCTCTACTACCCTCTGGCTGCTTGTGCTACGGCAGGGCACCGAGCTGCGCACTTGTTGGGTACTGTGTTATCTTGGGCCCACTTTGGCGTTCAGGTCTGGCAGAGAGCAGAGTGTCCTCAGGACCCCAAG atCTACAAGCACTACTCATTGCTGGCCTCCCTGCCTCTGATTCTGAGTCTTGGATTCCTGAGCCTTTGGTATCCAGTACAACTGGTGCAGAGTATCCGTTACCagacaggagcaggagcaggagcaggctCCCAG GGGCCGCAGACCAGCTACTCTGAGAAGTATCTGAGAACCCTCCTCTGCCCAAAGAAGCTGGACAGCTG CTCCCAACCTGCCTCCAAGCGTAGCCTCCTATCTCGGGCCTGGGCCTTCTCCCAGCAGTGCGTCTACACACCACAGCCAG GATTCCGCCTGCCCTTGAAGCTGGTGATCTCGGCCACCCTCACGGGAACAGCCACTTACCAG GtggccctgctgctgctggtgagtGTGGTGCCCACTATGCAGAAGGTGAGGGCAGGGATCAACACGGATGTCTCCTACCTGCTGGCTGGCTTTGGGATCGTGCTCTCTGAAGACAGGCAGGAGGTGGTAGAGCTGGTGAAACACCACCTATGGGCTGTGGAAG CATGTTACATCTCAGCTCTGGTCTTGTCCTGCTCATTAACCTTCCTGCTCCTGATCCGCTCCCTGAGGACACACAG GGCCAATCTTCAAGCACTACACCGAGGGGCTGCCCTGGACCTGGGCCCCCCTCTTCAGAGGATTCAGCCCTCTCGCCAAGCCATAGTTGGCTGGATGAGCTTCAGCGCCTACCAGACGGCCTTCAGCTGCCTTG GGCTCCTGGTGCAGCAGGTCATCTTCTTCTTGGGGACCACAGCCCTGGCCTTCCTGGTGTTTGTGCCTTTATTCCATGGCAGGAACCTCCTGCTcctccgatccctggagtccacaTG GCCCTTCTGGCTGACTTTGGTCTTGGCTGCAATCCTGCAGAACATAGCAGCCAACTGGATCTTCCTGAAGACTCACCATGGATACCCAGAGCTGACCAACCG GCACATGCTCTGTGTAGCCGCGTTTCTCCTCTTCCCCATCAACATGCTGGTGGGAGCTGTAATGGCTGTCTGGCGGGTGCTGCTCTCTTCTCTCTACAACACTGTTCACCTGGGCCAGATGGACCTCAGCCTGCTGCCGCAGAGAGCCGCCTCCCTGGATCCAG GCTATCACACATACCGAAACTTCCTGAGGATTGAGGCCAGCCAGTCACATCCAGGAGTCATAGCCTTCTGTGCCCTGCTCCTTCGTGCGCCCAGTCCACAGCCCCGGCCCCCACTGGGCCCCCAGGACAGCCTCAGACcgccagaagaagaagaagaag gGATGCAGTTGCTACAGACCAAAGACCTGATGGCCAAAGGAGCAGGACCCAAAGGCAGCCAGAGCAGGGCCCGCTGGGGTCTGGCCTACACATTGCTCCACAACCCAAGTCTGCAGGCCTTCCGGAAGGCAGCCCTTACTAGTGCCAAGGCCAATGGCACCCAGCCCTGA